A genomic region of Prionailurus viverrinus isolate Anna chromosome D4, UM_Priviv_1.0, whole genome shotgun sequence contains the following coding sequences:
- the INIP gene encoding SOSS complex subunit C isoform X2, whose translation MAANSSGQGFQNKNRVAILAELDKEKRKLLMQNQSSTNHPGASIALSRPSLNKDFRDHAEQQHIAAQQKAALQHAHAHSSGYFITQDSAFGNLILPVLPRLDPE comes from the exons GTTTTCAAAACAAGAACAGAGTTGCGATCTTGGCAGAActggacaaagagaaaagaaaattactcatGCAGAACCAATCTTCAACAAATCATCCCGGAGCTAG CATTGCACTCTCGAGACCCTCTCTTAATAAGGATTTCCGGGATCATGCTGAGCAGCAGCATATTGCAGCCCAACAAAAGGCAGCTTTGCAG CACGCACATGCACATTCATCTGGATACTTCATAACTCAAGACTCCGCATTTGGGAATCTTATTCTTCCTGTCTTACCTCGCCTTGACCCagagtga
- the INIP gene encoding SOSS complex subunit C isoform X1: MQNQSSTNHPGASIALSRPSLNKDFRDHAEQQHIAAQQKAALQHAHAHSSGYFITQDSAFGNLILPVLPRLDPE; the protein is encoded by the exons atGCAGAACCAATCTTCAACAAATCATCCCGGAGCTAG CATTGCACTCTCGAGACCCTCTCTTAATAAGGATTTCCGGGATCATGCTGAGCAGCAGCATATTGCAGCCCAACAAAAGGCAGCTTTGCAG CACGCACATGCACATTCATCTGGATACTTCATAACTCAAGACTCCGCATTTGGGAATCTTATTCTTCCTGTCTTACCTCGCCTTGACCCagagtga
- the LOC125150499 gene encoding 60S acidic ribosomal protein P1-like: MNIGGTGELHYPQEPDSLEWHSPALGPPSQHTCIIYWALILHNGEVTVTEEEINALIKAAGVNAEAFWLGLLAKALADVYIGSLICNVGAGGPAPVAGAAPAGGPAPSTTAAPAEEKEMEAKKEEYKTKD; the protein is encoded by the exons ATGAACATAGGAGGAACTGGAGAACTTCACTACCCTCAAGAACCTGACAGTCTAGAGTGG CACTCGCCAGCACTGGGGCCTCCATCTCAGCACACCTGCATCATCTACTGGGCCCTCATCCTGCACAACGGTGAGGTGACAGTCACTGAGGAGGAGATCAATGCCCTCATTAAAGCAGCAGGCGTAAATGCTGAAGCTTTCTGGCTGGGCTTACTTGCAAAGGCCCTGGCCGACGTCTACATCGGCAGCCTCATCTGCAATGTAGGGGCTGGTGGACCTGCCCCAGTAGCGGGTGCCGCACCAGCAGGAGGTCCTGCTCCCTCCACCACTGCTGCCCCAGCTGAGGAGAAGGAAATGGA AGCAAA gaaagaagaatacaaaacaaaagaCTAA